DNA from Methanothrix sp.:
TACAAATGCAGGCGGCTCCGTGAACCATCCAGAGTGGGTTCTGAATGCCCTGAAGGATAAACCGGTTCTGATTTTCGTGCATCTGAACTGCGATTACTGTGCACCACAGAAGGAGGCTGTTGATAAAGTGATGCAGGATTACTCCGGGGATGTGACGCTCTTCGATCTCTCTGGAGATTCGGATGCGCGTGCCATTGATGCTATAGTCTACGACCCGGACGGCGGAAAGGCCCTCGTGCCGCTCACAGTGGTTATCACCCTGGTGAATGATAATGGCGATGTGAAGGTCGGATGGCACAGCTCTGAGGACATCACCGGAGAGGACTGGATCAGATCGTACCTGGACGATGCGATCGCTCTTTACAGGGAGAACAGAGACGGATGGGCTGGGGCCT
Protein-coding regions in this window:
- a CDS encoding thioredoxin family protein, giving the protein MLKPYSLMAVLLMLSLSAMGAEHSVGAGKDDWWVSYPDDNTNAGGSVNHPEWVLNALKDKPVLIFVHLNCDYCAPQKEAVDKVMQDYSGDVTLFDLSGDSDARAIDAIVYDPDGGKALVPLTVVITLVNDNGDVKVGWHSSEDITGEDWIRSYLDDAIALYRENRDGWAGA